A region from the Vicia villosa cultivar HV-30 ecotype Madison, WI linkage group LG3, Vvil1.0, whole genome shotgun sequence genome encodes:
- the LOC131659490 gene encoding uncharacterized protein LOC131659490: protein MEDSWHVFFGCNATNRCWQITGLSHIIYPRLQIFHDVKSLILDICSKEDSMVAGRVAVMIDILWRNHNNMVWNNEKEEYSKLGLNAFCSWQEWFLAQRHGTNVGNRASNLRWVPPVEGSFKCNVDAGYNNSRGTTNRDWCMRDHMGSFMFAGAAWDFSHYPILEAEALALKEAIQSAIDMEMQNVIFECDSLRMVQAIHGKFQGVSEFSCIISSIHRLLFNFPNFKVKFVKRQANMVAHSIAKAANSWTRRSLFHMIPLCIEQLLFNDMN from the coding sequence ATGGAGGACTCGTGGCATGTGTTTTTTGGTTGTAATGCGACTAATCGCTGTTGGCAAATTACAGGTTTGTCCCACATTATTTATCCTCGATTACAAATTTTCCATGATGTAAAATCCTTGATTCTTGATATCTGTAGTAAGGAGGATAGTATGGTTGCGGGTAGAGTTGCGGTAATGATTGATATTTTATGGAGAAATCATAACAATATGGTTTGGAACAATGAGAAGGAGGAATATTCTAAGCTTGGTTTAAATGCTTTTTGTAGTTGGCAAGAGTGGTTTCTGGCACAACGGCATGGTACCAATGTGGGTAATAGAGCTTCAAACCTGAGGTGGGTGCCACCGGTGGAAGGAAGTTTCAAGTGCAATGTGGATGCGGGTTATAATAATAGTCGGGGTACTACTAACCGGGATTGGTGCATGAGAGATCATATGGGGAGCTTTATGTTTGCAGGTGCGGCTTGGGATTTTAGTCATTATCCGATTCTTGAAGCGGAAGCTTTGGCTCTCAAAGAAGCCATTCAAAGTGCTATCGACATGGAGATGCAAAATGTTATCTTTGAATGCGACTCCCTTAGAATGGTACAAGCTATTCATGGCAAATTCCAAGGTGTTTCAGAATTTAGCTGCATTATTTCTTCTATTCATAGATTGTTATTTAACTTTCCTAACTTCaaggtgaagtttgttaaacgtcaagcgaatatggttgcccaCTCTAtagctaaggcggccaattcttggactAGGCGTAGTTTATTTCATATGATACCTCTTTGTATTGAACAACTTTTATTTAATGATATGAATTGA